One window of Sphingobacteriales bacterium genomic DNA carries:
- a CDS encoding SprB repeat-containing protein, whose protein sequence is MKKLVLLVVVTVFCTTDVFSQTLAPADACPGSNTPTINSGSFTINITGTATGYPLAIDATMTANDEAVCGLKVKEYIGGVEVSCNGSSNGEITAYVTGGNYPYRYTLYLSTTSATSGFAQASQVIVNTTNHVFNGLAGDAWYYVTIEQTNGTTGNFGCLVTTMGTGTCQGAVYLDQPEVVTATYCQAPDYCQNGSAAVTINISGGVQYYNVTWSSGTALITGIGAASAGAADVDLDGTASGAQLGTNHASTQNPSGNTYPDVVEGNSDDGNTTQTVPQTVTISGLTGNYPYTFNISDANGCVVQ, encoded by the coding sequence ATGAAAAAGTTAGTTTTACTTGTAGTTGTAACAGTTTTTTGCACAACAGATGTTTTTTCGCAAACTTTAGCACCTGCTGATGCTTGTCCCGGAAGTAACACGCCTACTATTAACAGTGGCTCATTCACTATTAATATAACCGGAACTGCAACAGGATATCCATTAGCCATAGACGCTACGATGACAGCAAATGATGAAGCAGTTTGTGGTCTTAAAGTTAAAGAATATATTGGAGGAGTTGAGGTAAGTTGTAATGGTTCAAGTAACGGAGAAATAACCGCTTATGTGACCGGTGGAAATTATCCTTATCGTTATACTTTGTATTTATCTACAACTAGTGCTACTTCTGGATTTGCTCAAGCAAGTCAGGTTATAGTAAACACAACAAACCATGTCTTCAACGGGTTAGCTGGGGACGCATGGTATTATGTTACAATTGAACAAACGAATGGTACTACTGGTAATTTTGGATGTTTAGTAACAACAATGGGAACCGGTACTTGTCAAGGTGCAGTATATTTAGACCAACCAGAAGTTGTAACTGCAACTTATTGTCAGGCACCTGATTATTGCCAGAATGGTTCTGCCGCAGTCACCATTAATATTTCTGGCGGTGTTCAATATTATAACGTTACATGGTCTTCAGGTACTGCACTAATAACTGGAATAGGTGCCGCATCCGCAGGCGCTGCAGATGTTGACTTGGATGGTACTGCAAGTGGTGCACAATTAGGGACCAATCATGCTTCCACTCAAAATCCTTCAGGAAATACTTATCCTGACGTTGTTGAAGGCAATTCAGACGATGGCAATACCACTCAAACTGTTCCACAAACAGTTACAATTAGTGGTTTAACCGGTAACTATCCTTATACATTTAACATATCTGATGCTAATGGTTGCGTAGTACAATAG
- a CDS encoding Hsp20/alpha crystallin family protein: MRFNHFATFPEFFQPEIAIRKQVGNPCKNAVNISETTDVYEIEILLPGFTKEEVTIKVEGNFLNVTAKKAANQSEQKIKKFNHQEFSISDFKRSFEFPNTVAVGDIIAKQKNGLLTLTLPKKPEAKPVNLQIEVQ, translated from the coding sequence ATGAGATTTAATCATTTTGCAACCTTTCCCGAATTTTTTCAACCAGAAATTGCAATCAGAAAACAAGTTGGAAACCCATGTAAAAATGCTGTAAACATTTCAGAAACTACTGATGTTTACGAAATTGAAATTTTGCTTCCAGGTTTTACAAAAGAAGAAGTAACTATTAAAGTTGAGGGCAACTTTTTAAATGTAACTGCAAAAAAAGCCGCCAATCAAAGTGAACAAAAAATCAAGAAATTCAATCATCAGGAATTCAGTATTAGCGATTTTAAGCGTTCATTTGAATTTCCTAATACGGTCGCTGTTGGAGATATAATTGCAAAACAAAAAAATGGTTTGTTAACCTTGACTTTACCCAAAAAACCCGAAGCAAAACCTGTTAATCTTCAAATTGAAGTTCAATAA